From a region of the Hymenobacter jejuensis genome:
- a CDS encoding EamA family transporter encodes MPWYFLALLAAFCLALYNFFIKLASGYIPAAVGAVVLQIVAAGLGAAWLLKLKLQGQPLPVTSKGLLLAALAGAGVGLAEILTFVVFSRGVPSSVGTPVLVGGSVLLTAALGLVLLRESLTWPQGVGLVLIVVGIALLSRGH; translated from the coding sequence ATGCCCTGGTATTTCCTCGCACTGCTGGCGGCCTTTTGCCTGGCGCTGTATAACTTCTTTATCAAGCTGGCATCCGGTTACATACCGGCAGCTGTGGGGGCAGTAGTACTGCAAATTGTAGCTGCCGGACTGGGCGCGGCCTGGCTGCTAAAGCTAAAGCTGCAAGGCCAGCCGTTGCCCGTAACCAGTAAGGGATTGCTGCTGGCCGCTTTGGCGGGCGCCGGGGTGGGGCTGGCCGAAATCCTCACGTTTGTGGTATTCAGCCGCGGCGTACCCTCGTCCGTGGGCACGCCCGTCTTGGTGGGCGGTTCGGTGCTGCTCACTGCCGCCTTGGGTCTGGTACTGTTACGCGAGTCTCTGACGTGGCCGCAAGGAGTGGGCCTTGTCCTAATTGTGGTCGGCATTGCGCTGTTGTCGCGCGGCCACTGA
- a CDS encoding catalase has translation MDDNQKPLQNGHATGDGTGTASTGAGTSHDQRTAAGEGAQTLTTRQGHPLTNNQNLRTVGNRGPATLENYQFLEKISHFDRERVPERVVHARGAGAHGVFEAYGKVGDEPIAKYTRAKLFNTPGKETPVFVRFSTVGHGGHSPETLRDPRGFAVKFYTEDGNWDLVGNNLKVFFIRDAMKFPDLIHSQKPDPVHNRQTGERIFDFISNTPEAMHMVAFLFSPWGIPANYRQMQGSGVNTYKWVNAQGEAVLVKYHWEPLQGIKNLTQPEAEAIQAKNFNHATQDLFDNIAKGNFPQWELRVQIMSDDEHPELDFDPLDDTKIWPEDQFPHLPVGKMTLNKNPENYFAEVEQAAFGTGVLVDGLDFSDDKMLQGRTFSYSDTQRYRVGTNYLQLPINAPKKHVATNQRDGQMAYHVDAAPGQNNHINYEPSSLNGLKEAPRSFPDHTPQYTGRLLRETIDRTNNFKQAGERYRLHEDWERDDLINNMVGALANADRKVSDKMVELCTNCDADWGRRLAEGLQNARSGQAGATQANESKASEAVAQAEEVAHDAKPY, from the coding sequence ATGGACGACAACCAGAAGCCCCTTCAGAACGGACATGCTACCGGCGACGGCACAGGCACGGCCAGTACTGGCGCCGGCACTTCGCACGACCAGCGCACGGCTGCCGGCGAAGGCGCCCAGACCCTCACCACGCGTCAGGGCCATCCGCTTACCAACAACCAGAACCTGCGCACCGTGGGCAACCGCGGCCCGGCAACGCTGGAGAACTATCAGTTCCTGGAAAAAATCAGCCATTTCGACCGGGAACGCGTGCCCGAGCGCGTAGTACACGCTCGTGGTGCCGGTGCGCATGGCGTATTCGAAGCCTACGGCAAAGTAGGCGACGAGCCAATTGCGAAGTACACCCGCGCTAAACTGTTTAACACACCCGGCAAAGAAACGCCGGTATTCGTGCGCTTCTCCACGGTAGGCCACGGTGGCCACTCACCCGAAACCCTGCGCGACCCGCGCGGCTTTGCGGTGAAGTTTTATACCGAAGACGGCAACTGGGACTTGGTGGGCAACAACCTGAAGGTGTTTTTCATCCGCGATGCCATGAAGTTTCCGGATCTGATTCACTCGCAGAAGCCCGACCCGGTGCACAACCGCCAAACCGGCGAGCGCATCTTCGACTTCATCTCGAACACGCCGGAGGCCATGCACATGGTGGCGTTCCTGTTTTCGCCCTGGGGCATTCCGGCTAACTACCGCCAGATGCAGGGTTCGGGCGTGAACACCTACAAATGGGTAAATGCCCAAGGCGAAGCCGTGCTGGTGAAATACCACTGGGAGCCGCTGCAAGGCATCAAAAACCTAACGCAGCCCGAAGCCGAAGCCATCCAGGCCAAAAACTTCAACCACGCCACGCAGGATTTGTTCGATAACATCGCCAAAGGCAACTTCCCGCAGTGGGAGCTGCGCGTGCAGATCATGAGCGACGACGAGCATCCCGAGCTAGACTTCGATCCGCTGGACGACACCAAAATCTGGCCCGAAGATCAGTTCCCGCACCTGCCCGTGGGCAAGATGACGCTGAACAAAAACCCCGAAAACTACTTCGCCGAAGTAGAGCAAGCCGCATTCGGCACGGGCGTATTGGTCGACGGCCTCGACTTCTCGGACGACAAAATGCTGCAAGGCCGTACTTTCTCGTACTCCGATACGCAGCGTTACCGCGTGGGCACCAACTACTTGCAGTTGCCCATCAACGCGCCCAAAAAGCACGTAGCCACCAACCAGCGCGATGGCCAGATGGCGTATCACGTGGATGCGGCGCCGGGCCAGAACAACCACATCAACTACGAGCCATCGTCGTTGAACGGGCTGAAAGAAGCACCTCGCTCTTTCCCTGATCACACGCCGCAGTACACGGGTCGTTTGTTGCGCGAAACCATCGACCGTACCAACAATTTCAAGCAAGCCGGTGAGCGCTATCGTCTGCACGAAGATTGGGAGCGTGACGACCTGATTAACAACATGGTAGGAGCCCTGGCCAACGCCGACCGCAAGGTGAGCGACAAAATGGTGGAGCTGTGCACCAACTGCGACGCCGATTGGGGCCGCCGCTTAGCCGAAGGCCTGCAAAATGCCCGCAGCGGTCAGGCAGGCGCAACGCAAGCCAACGAAAGCAAAGCCTCCGAAGCCGTGGCGCAAGCCGAAGAAGTAGCCCACGACGCCAAGCCGTATTAA
- a CDS encoding Maf family nucleotide pyrophosphatase has product MPSKLRLLLASNSPRRRQLLTELGLPYTVRLKEVDESYPPHLHRAEVAEYLAAHKADAYRADLQPDEVVLTADTIVCLDEDVLNKPADEAEAIRMLTRLQGRAHDVFTGVCLLGADGRQTVFSDQTRVHFRALSQAEIEHYVLNYKPLDKAGAYGAQDWIGMVAVTRLEGSYFNVMGLPVHRVWEELEKWGFHAL; this is encoded by the coding sequence ATGCCTTCCAAACTACGCTTACTCCTGGCCTCTAACTCGCCGCGCCGCCGGCAATTGCTTACCGAATTGGGCTTGCCCTACACCGTACGGCTCAAGGAAGTAGACGAAAGCTACCCGCCGCACCTGCACCGGGCCGAAGTCGCGGAATATCTGGCGGCGCACAAAGCCGACGCCTACCGCGCTGATTTACAACCCGATGAAGTAGTGCTCACCGCCGACACCATAGTATGCCTCGACGAAGACGTGCTCAATAAACCCGCCGACGAAGCCGAAGCCATCCGAATGCTGACGCGCTTGCAAGGCCGCGCCCACGATGTCTTTACGGGCGTCTGCCTGCTGGGCGCCGATGGCCGGCAAACCGTATTTTCCGACCAAACCCGCGTGCATTTCCGGGCACTTTCTCAAGCCGAAATCGAACATTATGTTCTCAATTACAAGCCCTTGGACAAAGCCGGTGCCTACGGTGCCCAAGACTGGATCGGGATGGTGGCCGTGACGCGGCTGGAGGGGTCGTATTTTAACGTCATGGGGCTACCCGTGCATCGGGTTTGGGAAGAACTGGAGAAATGGGGGTTTCACGCTTTATGA
- a CDS encoding DUF1015 domain-containing protein, whose translation MAEIQPVCGWRYNAELSADIDAYVSPLFDVVSTKQREALYRNPFNSIHLSVPRGPDPAAEALRRLKEWKQQGVLKQDDLPGIYAYYQYFRLPGTPHREYCRKGFMCHIRAYDWAENVVLRHENTLPTSVNDRAELLACTEFQTSATHGLYRDDTFELERYLDEAMQDPLYQTEEDYQGARDVLAVIQDARVIRRFQEVLASRQVILADGHHRYEGSLVYRQARMLADPENTGNEPWHFHLMYLTNSAADDLRILPTHRLLLELPGQTSDEEFLKQLARYFTVLPKDDAYDLPELIAGKTWAFGLYLDGKAYKLRLKPEVHSQLTWDTTPEVKALDLTVLHYFVLERVLGIAGPDAQRQWTGIAYVRNFSECLTRVDRGEARAAFITNEVTMDEVERVCHSGAVMPPKSTFFYPKTIGGFLFTSIRDDENQNAFQTTLTPGL comes from the coding sequence TTGGCTGAAATTCAACCTGTGTGCGGCTGGCGCTACAACGCCGAGCTGAGCGCCGATATCGATGCGTACGTGTCGCCCCTCTTCGACGTCGTGTCGACGAAGCAACGGGAGGCGCTGTACCGCAACCCCTTCAATAGCATTCACTTATCCGTACCGCGCGGTCCCGACCCGGCCGCCGAAGCCCTGCGGCGGCTCAAAGAATGGAAGCAGCAAGGTGTACTGAAGCAGGACGATCTGCCGGGCATTTATGCCTATTACCAGTACTTCCGGCTGCCCGGCACGCCCCACCGCGAGTATTGCCGCAAGGGCTTTATGTGCCACATTCGGGCCTACGACTGGGCCGAAAACGTGGTGCTGCGCCACGAAAACACGCTGCCTACTTCCGTCAACGACCGCGCCGAGCTGCTGGCCTGCACCGAGTTTCAGACCAGTGCCACCCACGGCCTCTACCGCGACGACACGTTTGAGCTGGAACGCTACCTCGACGAGGCCATGCAGGACCCGCTCTACCAAACCGAGGAGGACTACCAGGGAGCCCGCGACGTATTGGCCGTCATTCAGGATGCCCGCGTGATTCGCCGCTTTCAGGAGGTCCTGGCTTCGCGACAGGTGATTCTGGCCGATGGGCACCACCGCTACGAAGGCTCGCTGGTCTATCGGCAGGCGCGAATGCTGGCTGATCCCGAAAATACGGGCAACGAGCCGTGGCATTTTCATTTGATGTACCTCACCAACTCGGCCGCCGACGACCTGCGCATTCTGCCCACCCACCGCCTGTTGCTGGAGCTACCCGGCCAAACCAGTGACGAAGAGTTTTTGAAGCAGCTGGCCCGCTATTTTACCGTACTGCCTAAAGACGATGCCTACGATTTGCCGGAATTAATTGCCGGTAAAACCTGGGCTTTTGGCTTGTATCTGGATGGCAAGGCGTACAAGCTCCGCCTCAAACCCGAGGTACACAGTCAGCTCACTTGGGACACGACCCCCGAAGTGAAAGCCCTGGACCTCACGGTGTTGCACTATTTTGTATTGGAGCGCGTGCTGGGCATAGCCGGCCCTGATGCGCAACGGCAGTGGACGGGCATTGCGTACGTGCGCAACTTTTCGGAGTGCCTCACGCGCGTCGACCGGGGCGAGGCGCGGGCTGCTTTCATTACCAACGAAGTCACGATGGACGAAGTGGAGCGCGTTTGCCATTCGGGCGCGGTGATGCCGCCCAAATCGACCTTCTTTTACCCCAAAACCATCGGCGGTTTCCTATTTACTTCCATCCGCGACGACGAAAACCAGAATGCCTTCCAAACTACGCTTACTCCTGGCCTCTAA
- the pdxH gene encoding pyridoxamine 5'-phosphate oxidase: MTDPQLADLRKTYAQRTLTEADVLPDPVRQFRTWLDEALAAHLDEPTAMTVSTVGSNGQPSARVVLLKGLPEDAGFLFYTNYDSRKGHELSAQPLAAMTFFWPGLERQVRVEGRIEKAPQDMSDEYFQSRPRSSQVGAWASPQSQPIASREELEQRETEVLNRFGAQDPLPRPPHWGGYILHPHRIEFWQGRPSRLHDRIVYEQEGNGWQLSRLAP, encoded by the coding sequence GTGACTGACCCGCAACTGGCCGACCTGCGCAAAACCTACGCCCAGCGCACCCTCACCGAAGCCGACGTCCTCCCCGACCCCGTGCGGCAATTTCGCACTTGGCTCGACGAAGCCTTGGCCGCCCACCTCGACGAGCCCACGGCCATGACCGTGTCCACGGTAGGCAGCAACGGGCAGCCTTCGGCGCGGGTGGTGCTGCTGAAGGGATTGCCCGAAGATGCTGGTTTTCTGTTCTATACCAACTACGACAGCCGCAAAGGCCACGAACTGAGCGCGCAGCCCCTGGCGGCCATGACTTTTTTCTGGCCCGGCCTGGAGCGGCAGGTGCGCGTAGAAGGCCGCATCGAAAAAGCGCCGCAGGACATGTCGGACGAGTACTTTCAGAGCCGGCCGCGCAGCAGCCAAGTGGGCGCGTGGGCCTCGCCGCAGAGCCAGCCCATCGCGAGCCGCGAAGAGCTCGAACAGCGCGAAACCGAGGTCCTGAATCGATTCGGCGCCCAAGATCCGCTGCCGCGGCCGCCGCATTGGGGCGGCTACATCCTGCACCCCCACCGCATCGAGTTTTGGCAGGGCCGCCCCTCCCGCCTGCACGACCGCATCGTGTACGAGCAGGAAGGCAACGGGTGGCAGCTAAGCCGACTCGCACCATAA
- a CDS encoding YqgE/AlgH family protein, which produces MPRLRDNSLLISQPFLGDPNFERTVVLLCRHTDEDGSFGLVLNRTTNLQLGDVLELPDGDASPIGQMPLYLGGPVQPDTLHYLHRRSDVPEAIALGQEVYWGGDFNVLLGLLLSGALSPDDIRFYAGYSGWTAGQLAEEVRENVWIVHPNAAGKVFTLDNDAFWQSILREKGGRYRVLSNYPVDPRLN; this is translated from the coding sequence ATGCCCCGGCTTCGCGATAACAGTCTGTTGATTTCCCAGCCTTTTCTGGGTGACCCCAACTTCGAGCGTACCGTGGTACTGCTCTGCCGCCACACCGATGAAGACGGCTCGTTTGGGCTGGTGCTCAACCGCACTACCAACCTGCAGCTCGGCGATGTGCTGGAGCTGCCGGACGGCGACGCGTCGCCCATCGGGCAGATGCCGTTGTACCTGGGCGGCCCCGTGCAGCCCGATACGCTGCACTATCTGCACCGCCGTTCCGACGTGCCCGAGGCCATTGCTTTGGGCCAGGAAGTGTACTGGGGCGGCGACTTCAACGTGCTGCTCGGGCTGCTGCTGAGCGGCGCCCTAAGTCCGGACGATATTCGGTTTTACGCCGGCTATTCGGGCTGGACGGCAGGGCAGTTGGCCGAAGAAGTCCGGGAAAATGTTTGGATAGTGCATCCTAATGCTGCCGGGAAAGTATTTACTTTGGATAACGATGCCTTCTGGCAGTCAATTTTGCGCGAAAAAGGCGGCCGATACCGTGTTCTGTCGAACTACCCCGTGGACCCGCGCCTCAACTAA
- a CDS encoding DUF349 domain-containing protein: MLPENDNTAPNHSDAASESPLSILERRLAEIRSKQDPASEPTVPAEPAAPANPPASDAPSAPIAQTPATPEPSAQSAPEPAGAGTAEASAEEVEKEQLIDNQELVINDAAHPADSLVSEPISEPQARAEAHYGAQNPGVVSAQEAEAETSASDSLAVFPESEAEAAPAAVSEQNSTPPTPEPEALTGATADVSASAPAEAEPYATTLAAFPLHSAEDIDNAPVALASLPTSDNEGAVEAAHAAEHAGEEEEEYVPETPAVDFAKLDLPAQAHYLLTLLRRSDARQNRKQIFDLYRQYETSIATDRTTARQRFVEEGGEADAFSYSGPEGHQELTKALQEFRDSRARDAKAEDEQRAKNLAHKQYLLSQLRTLVESAETKDSSARIKALQNDWKATGPVPQKDAQELWNSYHALLDIFYNNRGLFFEMKELDRRRNLEAKEVLVQRAEALVEQPSINKALQELRQLHEEWKHVGPVPNEQRDAIWNRFLQASEKVHDRKKDFLNARSEQENANLTRKTALLEQIKPFNEFQTERVNEWRAKTDELQKLKEEWDAAGLVPRDKAEQLNKQFWAAYKGFFQRKNQFFKALDEEKNGNLKRKLELCDQAEAALQNPNWEEGREIVIRLQKEWKLIGRVPEKQSDKVWNRFRTACDAFFERKHQEAKQREQQVQQVTQEQAAHLDRLADAVATLTVDQPGSLEGFRQYVADWRAFDGSTSGPRGAAERAEEKFQTLMGKYLDHVPGLSYAERNELLFQLQIDRLKSSPDAQQQLYRKEQTLRREINELENDISTLQTNLEFFARSKNANQLREEYQGRIDEAKGRIDALKKQLRIVRS, encoded by the coding sequence ATGCTACCTGAGAACGATAACACTGCCCCCAACCATTCCGACGCCGCTTCGGAATCGCCCCTGAGCATTCTGGAACGCCGTTTGGCCGAAATCCGCTCAAAACAAGATCCCGCCAGCGAACCCACGGTACCTGCCGAGCCCGCCGCGCCCGCCAATCCGCCGGCTTCGGACGCTCCCTCGGCTCCCATCGCCCAAACCCCCGCCACCCCCGAACCCAGTGCCCAGTCTGCACCGGAGCCCGCAGGAGCCGGTACGGCCGAAGCCTCGGCAGAAGAAGTAGAAAAAGAGCAACTAATTGATAATCAAGAGCTTGTAATTAATGATGCCGCTCATCCCGCCGATTCGTTGGTGAGTGAGCCTATTTCCGAGCCACAGGCCCGAGCCGAGGCGCATTACGGCGCCCAAAACCCCGGCGTGGTGAGCGCCCAGGAAGCCGAAGCCGAAACCTCCGCGTCAGATTCTTTGGCCGTTTTCCCAGAATCGGAGGCCGAAGCGGCCCCGGCCGCTGTGAGCGAGCAAAACTCAACCCCGCCAACGCCGGAGCCCGAGGCTCTGACGGGTGCAACAGCAGATGTGTCGGCGTCGGCGCCAGCCGAAGCCGAGCCTTATGCCACTACGCTGGCGGCGTTTCCGCTGCACTCGGCCGAGGACATCGACAATGCGCCGGTTGCGCTGGCTTCGCTGCCCACCTCCGACAACGAAGGGGCCGTGGAAGCTGCCCACGCGGCCGAACACGCAGGCGAAGAGGAAGAAGAATATGTGCCCGAAACCCCGGCCGTTGATTTCGCCAAGCTCGATTTGCCGGCCCAGGCGCACTACCTGCTCACCTTGTTGCGGCGCAGCGATGCGCGGCAAAACCGCAAACAGATTTTTGATCTGTACCGGCAGTACGAAACTTCTATTGCCACCGACCGCACTACGGCTCGGCAGCGGTTTGTGGAGGAAGGAGGCGAAGCCGATGCCTTTTCGTATTCGGGCCCGGAAGGCCATCAGGAGCTGACCAAGGCTTTGCAGGAATTCCGCGACAGCCGCGCCCGCGACGCCAAAGCCGAAGACGAGCAACGGGCTAAAAACCTGGCCCACAAGCAGTACCTGCTCTCGCAACTGCGCACACTGGTAGAATCGGCCGAAACCAAGGACAGTTCGGCGCGCATCAAAGCGCTTCAGAACGATTGGAAAGCCACGGGTCCGGTCCCCCAGAAAGACGCGCAGGAGTTGTGGAACAGCTACCACGCCCTGCTCGATATCTTCTACAACAACCGCGGCCTGTTCTTCGAAATGAAGGAGCTGGACCGCCGCCGCAACCTGGAAGCCAAGGAAGTGCTGGTGCAGCGGGCCGAAGCCCTGGTGGAGCAGCCCAGTATCAACAAGGCGCTGCAAGAGCTGCGCCAGCTGCACGAAGAATGGAAGCATGTGGGCCCGGTGCCCAACGAGCAACGCGACGCCATCTGGAACCGCTTTTTGCAGGCTTCTGAGAAAGTCCACGATCGTAAGAAGGACTTCCTGAATGCCCGCTCGGAACAGGAAAACGCCAACCTGACTCGTAAAACGGCCTTGTTGGAGCAAATCAAGCCGTTCAACGAATTCCAGACGGAGCGCGTGAACGAGTGGCGTGCCAAGACCGACGAACTGCAAAAGCTGAAAGAGGAGTGGGATGCCGCCGGCCTCGTGCCCCGCGACAAAGCCGAGCAGCTCAACAAACAGTTCTGGGCCGCTTACAAAGGTTTCTTTCAGCGTAAGAACCAGTTTTTCAAGGCTTTAGACGAAGAGAAGAACGGCAACCTCAAGCGCAAGCTGGAGCTTTGCGACCAAGCCGAAGCGGCTTTGCAAAATCCCAATTGGGAAGAGGGCCGGGAAATCGTCATTCGGCTCCAGAAGGAGTGGAAGCTGATTGGGCGTGTACCCGAAAAGCAGTCCGATAAAGTCTGGAACCGCTTCCGCACTGCCTGCGACGCGTTTTTTGAGCGCAAGCATCAGGAGGCCAAGCAACGCGAGCAGCAAGTGCAGCAAGTGACGCAGGAGCAAGCCGCCCACCTCGACCGCCTGGCCGATGCAGTAGCAACCCTCACCGTTGATCAGCCCGGCAGCTTGGAAGGTTTCCGGCAGTACGTAGCCGACTGGCGCGCCTTCGACGGAAGCACCAGCGGCCCCCGTGGCGCCGCCGAGCGAGCCGAGGAAAAGTTTCAGACACTGATGGGCAAGTACCTCGACCACGTGCCCGGTTTGTCGTACGCCGAGCGCAACGAGCTGCTGTTTCAGTTGCAAATTGACCGCCTGAAGTCCAGCCCCGACGCGCAGCAGCAGCTTTACCGCAAAGAGCAAACGCTGCGCCGCGAGATTAATGAGCTGGAAAACGACATCTCCACGCTGCAAACGAACCTCGAGTTCTTCGCGCGGTCCAAGAATGCCAACCAGCTCCGCGAAGAGTACCAAGGCCGCATCGACGAAGCAAAAGGCCGCATCGATGCTTTAAAGAAACAGTTGCGTATTGTGCGCAGTTAG
- a CDS encoding site-specific integrase translates to MRTARVGLQNNTISTYLRSIRTLLKYAGLAYDWIEHDFLEDVEREPLTYEEVMQLYRFQPLEVKEGSTNYASRKASRDVFVFNCLTGPRYDNLAHLKPWDVILETFTSKDGKTSQRVPILEYIQRKGQRLKRKVRVALDPVAYEIWQKYKGHLPVPSNQTMNGIIKQLCRAAGLKRLVTVVRGSGARRLESELPLWKVVSCHIARYTFITLQFEGGADVVYIQDSVGNASLNTTRKYLKSRVKDRHTSTLAAFDVLRERANGPK, encoded by the coding sequence ATGCGTACCGCCCGCGTGGGATTGCAGAATAATACCATCAGCACCTACCTGCGCAGCATCCGCACCCTGCTGAAGTACGCGGGCCTCGCCTACGACTGGATAGAGCATGATTTCTTAGAAGACGTGGAGCGCGAGCCCCTGACGTACGAGGAGGTCATGCAGCTCTACCGCTTTCAGCCGCTGGAGGTGAAGGAAGGCAGCACCAACTACGCCAGCCGCAAAGCCAGCCGCGACGTGTTTGTCTTCAACTGCCTGACCGGCCCGCGTTACGACAATCTGGCCCACCTGAAGCCCTGGGACGTCATACTTGAGACCTTCACCAGCAAAGACGGCAAAACGTCGCAGCGCGTGCCCATTCTGGAATATATCCAGCGCAAGGGCCAACGCCTCAAACGCAAAGTCCGGGTCGCCTTAGATCCGGTGGCCTACGAAATCTGGCAGAAGTACAAAGGTCACCTGCCCGTGCCCAGCAACCAGACCATGAACGGCATCATTAAGCAGCTGTGCCGCGCCGCTGGCCTGAAACGGCTGGTCACGGTCGTGCGCGGCTCGGGGGCCCGCCGCCTCGAAAGCGAGCTGCCCCTGTGGAAGGTCGTCTCCTGCCACATCGCCCGCTACACGTTCATTACCCTGCAATTCGAAGGCGGGGCCGACGTGGTGTATATCCAGGACTCGGTAGGCAATGCCAGCCTGAACACCACCCGTAAGTATTTAAAGTCCCGCGTCAAGGATCGCCACACCTCCACGCTTGCCGCCTTCGACGTGCTGCGGGAACGGGCCAACGGGCCGAAATAG
- a CDS encoding acyltransferase family protein has translation MTLVSPSPPLVASKSKLEYIDALRGIAILMVIAVHALHLAGSTTAFLPGPVVAVLTNGAWGVRLFFVASAYTLFRSLHHRRQTERNELLNFYLRRFFRIAPLYYCGMLLYGAWFTYAAGQHCSWRSLGAEAIFLQGLNPYWISSLVPGGWSITVEMCFYLLVPFVARRVTSLNRAVVFLLGTVVLHALLSYGLRHHPLIAETDVWNTYLAWFLPRQLPIFALGFVFYFLSQADLRLRAHTLLAAALIVLAAFALDERLGLVPTAFALLPADLGFGVGFVLLALALSRKPFGFFVNPFTRAIGQVSFGLYVVHFFVLFALNKCGWGDLLSPTGVGSALENYALRYALVLALSYALSYLLHRLVEVPMQQVGKQVIARLEK, from the coding sequence ATGACGTTAGTATCCCCATCCCCGCCGCTGGTGGCCAGCAAATCTAAACTGGAATACATTGACGCGCTGCGGGGCATTGCCATTTTGATGGTGATCGCTGTCCATGCGCTGCACCTGGCGGGCTCCACCACCGCGTTCTTGCCTGGGCCGGTAGTAGCCGTGCTCACCAACGGCGCTTGGGGAGTCCGGCTGTTTTTTGTGGCTAGCGCCTACACCTTATTTCGCTCCTTGCACCACCGGCGCCAAACGGAAAGAAATGAGTTGCTGAATTTCTACCTGCGCCGCTTTTTTCGGATCGCGCCGCTCTACTATTGTGGCATGCTGCTCTACGGGGCGTGGTTTACCTATGCCGCGGGTCAGCACTGCTCCTGGCGCAGTCTGGGAGCCGAAGCGATCTTCCTGCAAGGGCTTAATCCCTATTGGATTAGCAGCCTCGTGCCGGGCGGCTGGTCAATTACGGTGGAGATGTGCTTTTACCTGCTCGTGCCCTTTGTGGCGCGCCGCGTGACGTCGCTGAACCGCGCTGTAGTTTTTTTGCTGGGCACTGTGGTCCTGCATGCGCTGCTGAGCTACGGGCTGCGCCACCACCCGCTGATTGCGGAAACGGACGTGTGGAACACCTACTTGGCGTGGTTCCTGCCCCGGCAATTGCCCATTTTTGCGCTAGGGTTTGTTTTTTACTTCTTGTCCCAGGCAGATCTTCGCCTGCGTGCCCACACGCTTCTGGCCGCAGCCTTAATCGTCTTGGCTGCGTTCGCCCTAGACGAGAGATTGGGACTGGTGCCTACCGCCTTTGCGTTGCTGCCTGCGGATTTGGGCTTTGGGGTGGGGTTTGTGCTGCTGGCCTTGGCCCTCAGCCGCAAACCGTTTGGTTTCTTCGTGAACCCCTTCACGCGCGCCATTGGCCAGGTGAGTTTCGGGCTGTACGTAGTGCATTTCTTCGTGCTGTTTGCTTTAAATAAGTGCGGCTGGGGTGACCTGCTTTCCCCCACTGGAGTAGGCAGCGCCTTAGAGAATTATGCGCTGCGTTACGCTCTGGTGTTAGCGCTCAGCTACGCGCTTTCCTACCTCTTACATCGTTTGGTTGAGGTGCCCATGCAACAGGTAGGAAAGCAGGTAATCGCTCGCCTGGAGAAGTAA